In Aspergillus nidulans FGSC A4 chromosome II, a single window of DNA contains:
- a CDS encoding bifunctional hydroxyethylthiazole kinase/thiamine-phosphate diphosphorylase (transcript_id=CADANIAT00004823) produces MKLDLSVYLVTDSTPPILKGRDLCAVVEEAVKGGVTVVQYRDKKSDTGAQIETARKLHRITQAHGVPLIINDRVDVALAVGAEGVHLGQDDMVISEAKKLLPENAIIGISASSIEEAQAAVAAGADYLGIGTLFATPTKTNTKHIIGTAGTQAILDSIAESGRDVGTVCIGGINLSNVQRVLYQSASPRKSLNGAAIVSAIMAADDPRAAAAELARAIATPPPFVRKADGPLVRNVAGLLEKVPHIVQKMVEIHPLVHNMINFVVANFVANVTLAIGASPIMSPYGDEATDLCQFDGALLINMGTLTSQSPSEYLKAIRAYNQRGNPVVYDPVGAGATQIRRGVVKELMAGGYFDLIKGNEGEIRQVAGSTSVQQRGVDSGPSTLDHQGKARLARDLARREKNIVLLTGAVDYLSDGERIVAVENGHELLGQVTGTGCAVGTVAGCFIAANPTDKFLAVLSALLMYEIAAENAAARDSVRGPGSFATTFIDELYAIRQASLQGDHSWYAGRARVQEISL; encoded by the exons ATGAAGCTCGATCTTTCCGTCTACCTCGTCACAGACTCCACCCCCCCAATCCTCAAGGGGCGGGATCTGTGTGCTGTAGtagaagaagccgtcaaagGAG GTGTAACGGTCGTCCAATACCGGGACAAAAAGAGCGACACAGGGGCTCAGATCGAAACTGCCCGAAAGCTTCACCGGATTACTCAGGCCCACGGTGTGCCCTTGATCATCAACGACCGGGTTGATGTTGCTCTTGCTGTGGGAGCTGAGGGGGTGCATCTCGGCCAGGATGATATGG TGATTTCGGAAGCAAAGAAGCTTCTACCGGAAAATGCAATTATTGGCATTAGCGCCTCATCTATTGAAGAGGCGCAGGCGGCCGTTGCGGCGGGCGCGGACTACCTTGGTATCGGGACGTTATTCGCTACACCAAC GAAAACAAACACCAAGCACATCATTGGCACAGCTGGCACGCAGGCTATCCTTGACTCCATTGCCGAATCTGGCCGCGATGTGGGAACTGTTTGTATTGGTGGGATCAACCTCTCCAACGTTCAACGGGTACTGTACCAGTCTGCCTCTCCccggaagagcttgaatGGTGCTGCTATTGTCAGCGCTATCATGGCCGCAGATGATCCcagagcggcggcggcagagCTTGCCCGGGCCATCGCGACTCCGCCGCCATTTGTACGCAAGGCGGACGGACCTTTGGTTCGCAATGTTGCAGGGTTGCTCGAGAAGGTACCGCATATTGTTCAAAAAATGGTTGAAATCCACCCGTTGGTCCACAACATGATCAACTTCGTCGTCGCCAACTTCGTCGCCAATGTCACGTTAGCTAT CGGTGCATCGCCGATTATGTCGCCGTATGGCGACGAGGCCACGGACTTGTGCCAGTTTGACGGTGCCTTGCTTATCAACATGGGCACTCTGACTAGCCAGAGTCCTTCCGAGTACCTCAAGGCTATTCGAGCGTACAACCAACGCGGCAACCCGGTGGTGTATGATCCAGTAGGCGCCGGTGCGACCCAGATTCGACGAGGGGTTGTCAAGGAGCTCATGGCCGGGGGATACTTCGATCTCATCAAAGGCAACGAAGGAGAAATCCGCCAGGTCGCGGGCAGCACTAGCGTTCAGCAACGAGGTGTTGACAGCGGACCTAGTACGCTTGACCACCAGGGTAAGGCACGGTTGGCCCGTGACCTTGCTCGGCGAGAAA AAAACATCGTTCTCTTGACCGGCGCCGTGGATTACCTTAGCGATGGCGAAAGGATTGTTGCCGTTGAGAACGGACATGAACTTCTCGGCCAGGTCACTGGA ACTGGTTGCGCTGTCGGCACAGTGGCTGGATGTTTCATCGCGGCCAATCCAACTGACAAGTTCCTTGCGGTTCTCTCAGCTCTTCTGATGTATGAGATTGCTGCCGAGAACGCCGCTGCAAGAGACTCCGTCCGCGGCCCTGGAAGCTTTGCTACGACTTTCATCGACGAGTTGTACGCTATCCGTCAAGCGTCTCTGCAGGGAGACCACAGCTGGTATGCCGGACGTGCAAGGGTTCAAGAAATATCTTTATAG
- a CDS encoding protein spt10 (transcript_id=CADANIAT00004822), with amino-acid sequence MPAGHGDLTAMDDESSRDIAPRQLTLRDRVTVATLVPFHSYAHIPKSLIVYLCDQLNREIEKGDTYAMVDPIPVRHFAPYWFSNFGAIMLIGDIKNVNDVQEMDGNVNWAKVCLGSFNVRPNYPGRSSHVCNGMFLVTDAARNKGVGRLMGEAYLDWAARLGYTYAVFNLIYESNVASCRLWEGLGFKRIGRVPNAGRVLSSPGEFVDAIIYGRDLGSDGEDPVTQDRFDKIRYYLKHSKYPRGADRAEKSRLRSAATHYKLVEGENGEEEKLMLKDKEVVSDPQQQYQIAQQVHMEQHAGINKTTAAIAVKYHWVRIKETVSRVIRDCPHCKETLKTPTPTSNSAAETPMDTDEQQEAHQRKRSVQETPAHTHIDAHMSQAEPLQTPQLIHQTQTTIHPGHQHQHQNPFTTPHSSILQGHVGSLSDYTAVPLDPQIMNLHQIPRFQTQETSMADPYGHTHPHQQQHPHPHSFHESVGNVRHVAPNEYRMLVDDPAEDAGTLGLVHSQASDVHHEQMMKYQYVGHGDDELDFT; translated from the exons atGCCAGCTGGCCACGGCGATCTGACAGCCATGGACGACGAGTCTTCTAGAGATATCGCTCCTCGTCAGCTCACGCTGCGAGACCGGGTCACTGTCGCGACCTTGGTGCCGTTCCATTCGTATGCGCATATTCCCAAGTCGCTGATTGTGTACTTATGCGACCAATTGAACCGGGAGATTGAAAAGGGCGACACTTATGCTATGGTCGACCCGATCCCAGTACGGCATTTTGCGCCGTACTGGTTCTCGAACTTTGGCGCGATCATGCTAATTGGGGACATCAAAAATGTCAATGATGTCCAGGAGATGGACGGCAATGTGAATTGGGCCAAAGTCTGTCTTGGGAGTTTCAACGTCAGGCCAAACTACCCGGGGCGAAGTAGCCATGTCTGTAACGGCATGTTTCTTGTCACGGATGCTGCGAGAAATAAGGGTGTAGGTCGGTTAATGGGAGAGGCCTATCTAGATTGGGCCGCTCGGCTG GGATACACATATgccgtcttcaacctcatctATGAAAGCAATGTTGCCTCATGCCGACTTTGGGAAGGTCTCGGCTTCAAGCGGATTGGTAGAGTGCCCAATGCAGGCCGAGTGTTGTCGAGCCCTGGAGAATTTGTCGACGCCATTATCTACGGGCGAGACTTGGGATCTGACGGCGAAGACCCCGTTACGCAAGACCGGTTCGATAAAATCCGCTACTATCTCAAACACTCTAAATACCCCAGAGGTGCCGACCGAGCGGAGAAGAGCCGACTCCGCAGCGCAGCCACCCACTACAAACTCGTCGAGGGCgagaatggcgaggaagaaaagctcatGCTAAAAGATAAAGAGGTCGTCTCAGACCCCCAACAGCAGTACCAGATTGCGCAGCAGGTGCACATGGAGCAGCACGCAGGGATCAACAAGACCACTGCCGCCATTGCCGTCAAGTACCACTGGGTCCGGATCAAGGAGACCGTCAGTCGAGTTATTCGAGACTGTCCGCACTGCAAGGAAACGCTGAAGACCCCAACACCGACTTCGAACAGCGCTGCCGAGACACCGATGGATACggatgagcagcaggaggcaCATCAGCGTAAACGATCGGTCCAAGAAACTCCAGCTCACACCCATATCGACGCCCACATGTCACAAGCCGAACCCCTCCAAACACCTCAGCTCATCCATCAAACCCAAACCACAATCCACCCAggccatcaacatcagcatcagaACCCGTTCACAACACCGCATTCTTCTATCCTCCAAGGCCATGTCGGCTCGCTTAGCGACTACACAGCCGTCCCGCTTGACCCGCAAATCATGAATCTGCATCAAATCCCACGCTTTCAAACGCAGGAAACCTCAATGGCTGACCCGTATGGACATacccatcctcatcagcaacAACACCCACATCCGCACTCATTCCATGAAAGCGTAGGGAACGTCCGCCATGTCGCGCCGAACGAATACCGCATGCTAGTAGATGATCCCGCCGAGGACGCGGGCACGCTGGGCCTTGTACATTCGCAGGCGAGCGATGTGCACCACGAGCAGATGATGAAGTATCAATATGTGGGGCATGGAGACGACGAGCTTGACTTCACATAA
- a CDS encoding putative cofactor for methionyl- and glutamyl-tRNA synthetases (transcript_id=CADANIAT00004824): MAINSAPESSLLSLLYRSYPAAISPDETEPDLLAVNPKVFPGVTYNASDEADIKQWLATTSSLQSALSKDDKSAVSDILAQINTHLATRTTLLGNKASVADVAAYALLAPVVEKWSPEERTGEKGYHNIVRHVDFVQNSRVFSLQIPDEEKVKIDVNDVRFVPKPVDPKAEKERKKKEKAAAQGAGAEQTVVVGQTKPEKAAPDAAAAGKAEGKPKKEKKEKKEKQPKPAPAPAAPPSPSLIDLRVGHILRAVNHPNADSLYVSTIDCGDAPGSDNTSVDEETGKTVRTVCSGLNGLVPLEEMQGRKIVAVCNLKPVTMRGIKSAAMVLAASPRVAEGEDSHAGPVELVTPPADAPAGDRIYFEGWNDGEPEKVLNPKKKVWETFQPGFTTTDSLEVAFDSSAVPVAQSQQGKPALGKLVAKSGGVCTVKTLKGATVR; this comes from the coding sequence ATGGCTATCAACTCCGCCCCCGAGAGCTCCCTCCTCTCGCTCCTCTACCGCTCATACCCCGCAGCCATCTCACCCGACGAGACCGAGCCTGATCTTCTTGCGGTGAATCCCAAGGTTTTTCCTGGTGTGACCTACAATGCTTCCGATGAAGCGGACATCAAGCAATGGCTGGCCACAACTTCTAGCCTCCAGAGCGCTCTCAGCAAAGACGACAAGTCTGCAGTTTCAGACATCCTTGCTCAGATCAACACCCATCTCGCCACACGGACAACTCTCCTTGGAAACAAAGCATCCGTTGCAGATGTCGCAGCTTACGCCCTCCTTGCGCCCGTAGTCGAGAAATGGTCTCCGGAAGAACGcacaggagagaaaggatACCATAACATTGTCCGCCACGTTGACTTCGTCCAGAACAGCCGTGTCTTTTCGCTGCAGATCCccgatgaggagaaggtcAAGATTGACGTGAACGACGTCCGATTCGTACCCAAGCCCGTCGACCCCAAAGCCGAGAAggagcgcaagaagaaggaaaaggctgctGCTCAGGGCGCCGGGGCCGAGCAGACTGTTGTTGTTGGTCAAACCAAGCCCGAAAAGGCTGCCCccgatgccgccgccgccggaAAGGCCGAGGGAAAGcccaagaaagagaagaaagaaaagaaagagaagcagccgaagcccgctcctgctcccgcAGCGCCTCCTTCCCCATCTCTCATCGACCTCCGTGTCGGTCATATTCTCCGTGCCGTCAACCACCCCAACGCTGACTCACTTTACGTCTCCACCATCGACTGTGGTGATGCTCCTGGCTCAGACAACACAtctgtggatgaggagactgGAAAGACCGTTCGTACAGTATGCTCTGGCTTGAATGGCCTGGTTCCCTTAGAGGAGATGCAGGGCCGCAAGATTGTCGCTGTCTGTAACCTCAAGCCCGTTACCATGCGTGGCATCAAGTCCGCTGCCATGGTCCTGGCTGCTTCCCCCCGTGTcgctgagggcgaggactCTCACGCTGGCCCCGTTGAGCTTGTTACTCCTCCCGCAGATGCCCCTGCCGGCGACAGGATATACTTCGAGGGCTGGAACGACGGCGAGCCTGAAAAAGTACTCAaccccaagaagaaggtctgGGAGACTTTCCAGCCTGGTTTCACTACAACGGATTCTCTGGAGGTTGCGTTTGACAGCAGCGCCGTCCCTGTTGCTCAAAGCCAGCAGGGCAAGCCTGCGCTGGGTAAGCTGGTCGCTAAGTCGGGTGGTGTATGCACAGTCAAGACTCTGAAGGGTGCTACTGTACGGTAA
- a CDS encoding tryptophan--tRNA ligase WRS1 (transcript_id=CADANIAT00004825): MAETPATANKVVSELDINPWSVAGGTDASGNAIQIDYEALSKKWNTSLIDQALLDRFEKVTGHKPHRWLRRGLFFSHRDFEKILTKKEKGEPFFLYTGRGPSSGSLHLGHTIPLTFTKWLQDVFDVPLVFMLTDDEKALFKDSLTFEETLHYAMENAKDIIALGFDLKKTFIYSDLKYVSNHILMNTWEFSKLVTFNQVRGAFGFNESTNIGRIFFPSVQCVAAFATSYPEIWTDEPLKERKKEIAEIQCLIPMGIDQDPYFRLLRDNAHKMRFPSPKPALIHSKFLTALQGAGGKMSSSDPNSAIFMTDTAKQIKTKINKYAFSGGQVSIEDHRRLGGNPDVDVSYIYLTYFEDDDAKLEEIYKSYKSGELLTGELKALAIKKLQEYVAEFQDRRKEVTDELLEKYMTPRRLEWSGTAHPKIK, from the exons ATGGCCGAGACTCCCGCGACCGCCAACAAAGTAGTTTCTGAGCTGGATATCAACCCCTGGTCTGTCGCAGGTGGCACTGATGCGAGCGGCAACGCCATCCAAATCGACTACGAGGCTCTTTCAAA AAAATGGAACACATCCCTTATTGACCAGGCCCTTCTCGACCGCTTCGAAAAGGTCACCGGACACAAACCGCACCGCTGGCTCCGGCGCGGACTGTTCTTCAGCCATCGCGACTTCGAGAAAATCCTCacaaagaaggagaaaggcgAGCCGTTCTTCCTCTACACCGGTCGTGGCCCCAGTTCAGGGAGCTTGCACCTGGGACACACAATCCCTCTTACCTTCACCAAATGGCTGCAGGATGTATTTGACGTGCCCCTTGTGTTCATGCTTACGGATGACGAGAAGGCCCTGTTCAAGGATAGCCTTACGTTCGAAGAGACGTTGCACTACGCTATGGAGAACGCCAAGGACATAATTGCACTCGGATTCGAcctgaagaagaccttcaTTTACAGTGATTTGAAGTATGTCAGTAACCACATCCTGATGAACACCTGGGAGTTCTCGAAACTGGTCACCTTCAACCAGGTCCGTGGGGCCTTCGGATTCAATGAGAGCACGAACATCGGTCGCATTTTCTTCCCGTCTGTGCAGTGTGTTGCTGCGTTCGCTACGTCATATCCTGAGATCTGGACGGACGAGCCTCTGAAGgagcgcaagaaggagattgctGAGATCCAGTGCTTGATCCCGATGGGTATCGACCAGGATCCCTACTTCCGTCTCCTTCGTGATAATGCGCACAAGATGCGCTTCCCTTCTCCAAAGCCTGCACTCATTCACTCAAAGTTCTTGACTGCCCTGCAGGGTGCTGGTGGCAAGATGTCATCGTCGGACCCCAACTCTGCTATCTTTATGACAGACACAGCTAAGCAGATCAAG ACCAAAATCAACAAGTACGCCTTCAGCGGCGGCCAAGTCAGCATTGAAGACCACCGCCGCCTAGGCGGAAACCCCGACGTTGACGTTTCCTACATCTACCTGACGTACTTCGAGGATGACGAcgccaagctcgaggagatctACAAGAGCTACAAGAGCGGTGAGCTCCTGACCGGTGAGCTCAAGGCGCTGGCGATCAAGAAGCTACAGGAATACGTCGCTGAGTTCCAGGATCGGAGGAAGGAGGTTACGGATGAGTTGCTCGAGAAGTACATGACTCCCCGGCGGCTGGAGTGGAGCGGAACCGCGCACCCAAAAATCAAATAG
- a CDS encoding uncharacterized protein (transcript_id=CADANIAT00004820): MPEQHRRQTDYRIAWVCALPLEAAAAQSMLDEVHPRLPQLINDQNIYTLGAIAGHNVVLACLPSGAYGTISTAVVITQLLSTFTEVEFGLMVGVGGGIPRTVDNNMWLGDIVVSKPTSEGTSGVVAYDFGKVLGDGEFKVTGILNRPPLVLLNAISQLQAEEIMGKPLGILSLVSSALKTNSGVASQYCKPERSSDRLFQAEYVHPLGDADCGKCDTRYLVDRSVRQSEEPRVHYGLIASGNQLIRDAVSRDRLAKKHGALCFEMEAAGLVNQLPSVVIRGICDYCDSHKSKHWQGYASLTAAAYAKILLSRIPQAKSSNGSQMPQRTPCFIVPFRQNPLFLGRERELSRLQMLITGGNSGTRRAAIAGLGGVGKTQIVLELAYRLHKKPEAYSIIWISSTSAETVEQAFMDIGSRLGLESITPDNVKDRVKGYLNSDTAGPWVLIIDNADDSGLWSASRIRDTLPTSPRGFILFTTRNHQLATKVAGPNIVDLNEMDVQSAITLLKSAVFDQSLLESDTSTAVLARHLHFIPLAIVQAASYINENLISAETYLSLIKDTETSMLELLSRDFEDEWRYLGTANSITSAWLISFRQIQTMSPLAVEYLSFMSCLDFAWIPCLLLPAAQSKVEQQSALGVLKGYYFISEHSESGIQYFSLHELVHSVTKNWLRTQNTLECWMKKAGQHLKDIFPESKPENRMLWRRYLPHAQHILGCEQFQARTPDRERLVQKVGQSLYSDGRYREAEVLFREILETRRARLGHDHPDTLESLECVVATLWDQGHWKHVEELQLRLLEVREKRLGPDDPVVLSSLGNLASTFMNQGKWADAQNMEREVSTKFKLLLGEDHPKTLKSMSNLATTYRMQGKYGQAEELDICVLKCRTKVLGPEHPDTVMTMGNLASTYMEQGRWSEAEELRRRQSQAVLGTEHPNTLISMANLASTYRNQYKFAEAELLEMETTKIFKSVLGSQHPITLRSMGNLASTKRSLGKLEEAEELEEQVMTTFDSILGRAHPDTLTSMGNLACTYRYQGRCAEAEKLEIEVLDARKKLLGPSHVNTLTSMWNLARTWRRQEKYTESYKLLQACVEQQIRQLGPNHPDTLEATLELDSWQSGIDGSWILMKNVE; this comes from the exons ATGCCCGAGCAACATAGACGACAAACAGATTATAGGATTGCCTGGGTGTGTGCACTACCCCTTGaggctgccgctgcgcaATCGATGCTGGATGAGGTCCATCCAAGACTCCCCCAACTCATCAATGACCAGAATATCTACACTCTAGGTGCAATAGCAGGCCATAATGTCGTGTTAGCATGTTTGCCATCGGGAGCATATGGCACTATCTCTACGGCTGTCGTGATTACACAGCTTCTCTCAACATTCACTGAAGTCGAATTCGGGTTAATGGTCGGCGTGGGCGGCGGGATCCCGCGAACGGTAGACAATAACATGTGGCTTGGAGATATTGTGGTCAGCAAACCTACTTCAGAGGGAACGAGTGGGGTGGTTGCCTATGATTTTGGGAAGGTCCTCGGTGATGGCGAATTCAAAGTGACTGGAATATTGAACCGGCCGCCCCTAGTCCTTCTGAACGCAATATCACAACTCCAAGCCGAAGAGATAATGGGGAAACCACTGGGTATCCTGAGCCTAGTCTCATCAGCTTTGAAGACGAATTCAGGAGTGGCAAGCCAGTATTGCAAGCCGGAGCGCTCCAGCGACCGTTTATTCCAGGCGGAATATGTTCACCCACTGGGCGACGCAGACTGCGGCAAATGTGATACAAGGTATTTGGTCGACCGTTCAGTACGGCAATCAGAAGAGCCGCGGGTGCACTACGGACTGATCGCATCTGGAAACCAGTTGATCAGAGACGCCGTGAGCCGGGACCGCCTAGCTAAAAAGCATGGGGCCCTGTGttttgagatggaggccGCTGGGCTGGTGAATCAGCTCCCGTCTGTGGTTATCCGTGGAATCTGTGATTACTGTGATTCCCACAAATCTAAGCATTGGCAAGGGTATGCTTCATTGACGGCCGCTGCCTATGCAAAGATCCTGCTGTCCAGGATTCCTCAAGCTAAGAGCAGTAACGGTTCACAGATGCCTCAACGTACACCATGTTTTATAGTGCCTTTCCGTCAGAACCCGCTGTTTCTGGGCCGCGAGCGCGAGCTCTCCCGCCTTCAGATGTTGATTACGGGTGGAAACAGTGGGACTAGAAGAGCCGCAATAGCAGGACTTGGAGGCGTGGGAAAGACACAGATCGTGCTGGAGCTTGCTTATCGTCTTCACAAGAAGCCGGAAGCATACTCTATAATCTGGATCTCATCAACCAGCGCCGAAACGGTGGAGCAGGCCTTTATGGATATTGGCAGCCGATTGGGCCTGGAATCCATAACCCCAGATAATGTAAAAGACCGGGTAAAGGGGTACTTGAATTCAGATACGGCTGGTCCCTGGGTGCTTATCATTGACAATGCAGACGATTCGGGATTATGGTCAGCGTCCAGGATCCGAGACACTCTTCCGACATCGCCTCGCGGGTTTATTCTCTTTACAACCCGGAATCACCAGCTTGCAACAAAAGTTGCTGGCCCGAACATTGTTGATTTGAATGAGATGGACGTTCAGTCGGCAATAACTCTGTTAAAAAGTGCCGTTTTTGATCAGAGCTTGCTGGAAAGTGACACATCTACAGCCGTTCTCGCTCGACACTTACATTTCATACCTTTAGCGATCGTCCAAGCCGCTAGTTATATCAATGAAAACTTGATCTCCGCTGAAACATACCTTTCACTTATCAAGGACACGGAAACTTCGATGCTAGAGTTGCTCAGCAGAGACTTTGAGGACGAGTGGAGATATCTAGGGACCGCGAATTCTATAACCTCAGCATGGCTCATCTCTTTCAGACAGATTCAGACCATGAGCCCACTGGCTGTGGAGTACTTATCATTCATGTCCTGCCTTGACTTTGCCTGGATACCATGTTTATTGCTTCCAGCCGCACAGTCAAAGGTTGAACAGCAGAGCGCTTTAGGGGTACTAAAAGGATACTATTTCATATCTGAGCACTCAGAGAGTGGTATTCAATACTTTAGTCTGCACGAACTTGTCCACTCGGTGACAAAAAACTGGTTAAGAACCCAAAATACGCTAGAAtgctggatgaagaaagccGGACAACACCTGAAAGATATTTTTCCGGAAAGCAAGCCAGAGAACCGCATGCTGTGGAGGAGATACCTACCGCATGCACAGCATATTCTTGGGTGTGAACAGTTTCAAGCTAGGACACCGGACAGGGAGAGACTGGTGCAGAAAGTGGGCCAGAGTTTGTATAGTGATGGAAGGTACCGCGAGGCAGAGGTTCTATTCCGCGAAATTCTGGAGACAAGGAGAGCACGGCTTGGACACGACCATCCTGATACTCTCGAGAGTCTTGAGTGTGTGGTGGCTACACTGTGGGACCAGGGTCACTGGAAGCATGTTGAGGAGCTCCAACTCAGACTGCTGGAAGTCAGAGAAAAGAGACTAGGGCCAGATGATCCTGTAGTTCTGAGCAGCTTGGGCAACTTAGCTTCGACCTTTATGAATCAAGGCAAGTGGGCTGACGCTCAGAATATGGAAAGGGAGGTGTCCACGAAATTCAAGTTGCTACTTGGAGAAGACCATCCGAAAACATTGAAAAGCATGAGCAACCTTGCCACCACATATCGCATGCAAGGCAAATATGGCCAGGCTGAAGAACTTGACATTTGCGTCCTCAAGTGTCGCACGAAAGTTCTTGGGCCCGAACATCCAGACACAGTCATGACCATGGGAAACCTGGCATCCACATACATGGAGCAGGGCCGATGGAgtgaagcagaagagttgAGAAGACGCCAA TCACAAGCCGTGTTAGGGACAGAGCATCCGAATACGCTGATCAGCATGGCGaacctggcatcaacctaccgCAACCAGTACAAGTTCGCAGAGGCTGAACTACTTGAGATGGAGACCACGAAGATCTTCAAGTCAGTCCTTGGCTCCCAGCACCCTATTACTCTACGAAGCATGGGCAACCTTGCGTCTACAAAGCGGAGCCTGGGGaaacttgaagaagcagaggagcttgaggagcagGTGATGACGACGTTTGACTCCATTTTAGGACGTGCTCACCCAGACACGCTGACAAGCATGGGCAACCTGGCCTGCACATATCGCTATCAAGGTCGCTGTGCGGAAGCCGAGAAGCTGGAAATAGAGGTACTAGACGCGAGGAAAAAGCTACTGGGACCGAGCCACGTAAATACACTAACCAGCATGTGGAATTTGGCCCGCACTTGGAGGAGGCAGGAGAAGTACACGGAAAGCTATAAGTTGTTGCAAGCCTGTGTTGAACAGCAGATTCGCCAGCTGGGGCCGAACCATCCTGATACTCTCGAAGCTACGCTGGAATTGGATTCATGGCAATCGGGCATAGATGGAAGCTGGATACTTATGAAAAACGTGGAGTAA
- a CDS encoding acyl-CoA dehydrogenase family protein (transcript_id=CADANIAT00004821), producing the protein MNFEYPPDLVAHLASLDSFIRSTILPLQHQDDNNRFFDHRREYARTNWEKGGLPRKEWEELLNKARVLADAAGFYRFALPKIYGGTSHPRTNLYMSAIRFHLASHPVYGGGLGLANDLQNEHSIVGNFPDLFMLHHFGSEEQKRTLIPARLCGEFRTTFGLTEPDHGSDATFMSTVAQRKRNSDGVEGWEINGSKKWQTGAHHCTHMIIFARTSGESGSARGITAFLVPAHTKGIEVTSYEWTFNMPTDHATVTLNGVFVPHSAILGKLDNGLAIAQTFVHENRIRQAASSCGAAKYCLDRAIERANSRTIWGEGRKLSEHQGIQFPVVELMTQVEMLRLLILRTSVRMDDIVSECEKTGGKDVPWVRIEKELSGEVAMCNYWANRLACQAADRAIQIHGGDGYSRHYPFEHIYRHFRRYRITEGSEEIQIRKVAAYLFGVKGKGSKQPQGENEKGKL; encoded by the exons ATGAATTTCGAATATCCTCCTGACCTGGTCGCCCATCTCGCCTCCCTCGACTCCTTCATCCGCTCCaccatcctccccctccagcaCCAAGACGACAACAACCGCTTCTTCGACCACCGCCGCGAGTATGCCCGAACAAACTGGGAAAAAGGCGGCCTGCCGCGCAAAGAATGGGAGGAGCTCCTAA ACAAAGCCCGTGTCCTCGCTGACGCCGCTGGATTCTACCGCTTCGCCCTCCCCAAGATCTACGGCGGGACATCGCACCCCCGTACAAACCTTTATATGTCCGCAATTCGCTTCCATCTGGCCTCGCACCCTGTCTACGGAGGCGGCCTGGGCCTCGCAAACGACCTGCAGAATGAGCACAGCATAGTCGGCAATTTTCCCGACCTGTTCATGTTGCACCATTTCGGGTCCGAGGAACAGAAACGCACACTGATACCCGCCCGACTCTGCGGTGAATTCCGAACGACATTCGGCCTCACCGAACCCGATCACGGTAGCGACGCGACGTTCATGTCGACCGTTGCCCAGCGCAAGCGCAACAGTGACGGTGTGGAAGGATGGGAGATCAACGGGAGCAAGAAATGGCAGACGGGGGCGCACCACTGTACGCATATGATCATCTTCGCGCGGACGAGCGGTGAATCGGGATCGGCGCGCGGTATAACAGCGTTCCTTGTCCCAGCCCACACCAAAGGGATCGAGGTTACGAGCTACGAGTGGACGTTCAATATGCCGACGGACCATGCGACTGTGACCCTGAATGGCGTCTTTGTCCCCCACAGCGCCATCCTAGGGAAGCTGGATAACGGCCTCGCAATTGCGCAGACGTTCGTTCATGAGAACCGCATCCGACAAGCGGCGAGTTCGTGCGGCGCCGCAAAATACTGTCTTGACAGGGCGATTGAGCGTGCGAATTCGAGAACCATCTGGGGCGAGGGGCGGAAGTTGTCTGAGCACCAGGGCATTCAGTTCCCAGTTGTGGAGCTCATGACCCAAGTCGAGATGTTAAGGCTGCTGATTCTGCGCACGAGCGTGCGGATGGACGATATTGTGTCTGAGTGTGAGAAGACGGGCGGTAAGGATGTGCCCTGGGTCCGGATTGAAAAGGAGTTGAGCGGGGAGGTTGCCATGTGCAATTACTGGGCCAATCGGTTGGCGTGTCAGGCGGCAGACCGGGCGATTCAG ATTCATGGCGGCGACGGCTACTCAAGACATTACCCCTTCGAGCACATCTACCGGCATTTCAGAAGATATCGTATTACGGAGGGGTCAGAGGAGATCCAGATACGTAAGGTGGCAGCTTACTTGTTTGGTGTGAAGGGGAAGGGTAGTAAGCAGCCACAGGGAGAGAACGAAAAGGGAAAGTTGTAA